The genomic DNA AGGAACAATACTAAATACTTCTTACCTATCTATATTTCAGAAATTCTGAGATCGATACTGAGATGAGCTTGTGCTATGATTGTCATCAGCAAGATCATTTCATCTTTATAATCACATCGATCTGTGCCTATCTATTCATACACATCGAAGTTCACCTAGATAGATTTAGCCATGATTTAATCATCAGCAAGTAGATCACCGGGAAAGCCACATTATAATACTGCATTGCAATATCACTACACTCACAATGTTAAGAAGATCTTAAGACATGGCCATCTCTCTCATGTCTAATTTATCAATGAAAGCAATATAAACATCACTCCATTCAGGCAAGCACATTCACTTGTAGGAATAGTCCTGTAAACAACAGCCGCATCATGGCTTAAATTGCTGGATTAGCATGGCAATTTGGCCTTTACAAGCTCAGCTGCTGCCCGTGCAGCTGCAGATGCACGCTCGGCGGAAGCAATTGCAGCTCGAGCTCTCTCCAGGATATCGGATGAGCTTTGAGTGGATTGTGATTTTTCATTTATCGATAGCGCTTCAATTTGACTATTTGCAACATCCACCGACACAGCATCTGCTGAAGAGACTTTGCTCGTTTGAGTGGAGAGGTTGGGTGTGTTACTGACCTGACGGGTCAGGGACTGGGTCAGTCGATCATTTTGGTCCTCTAGGGCAGTGGATGTGGGAACTCCTTCCTTCGGCGAAGTAACAGATGATCTCTCAATCAATCCTTGTGAATTTGTAGGATTCAGACCACCCTGCATGTAATATATTGTCAGATACCAAATAATGTTGATCTCCTTCTTCCCTAAAGAAAGACCATAACTTAGAAGAAAAGCATATGCATGAGTAGCATTTACTGCCTGCTTTCTAATTTCATGTCAGAAACAAAAAAATCATCAATTTGATCTAATGATTATATGCCGAAGGAAAACATATGCTTCACTACTATCAATGTTGTAAATTGATTGAGAATTAACGACTGATGGTTGTGTCATGATATGTATTACTCGTGTCCCCTCGGATGGATTTAGTGGTtagtgcatgaggtgttgccaccatgaggtctggggttcgaatctcgacaaagccgaggtaaatgcctcccttatgtgctagtcaatatttcaaaggctagtagccgtccgtgatttatctcttccgtgttggccctgggacggattggcgggccgctcggggcgagcgtattcgtcttttttgCCACCATGACATGTAGTACTCGCAATTTGATACATGGTTTAAAACTGTGATACATGGGATGCATAACTAGTAGCTGAAGTTGaaataataacttaaaaaaaacaaaatcataTCAGGAAAAGAGTAAGGATGCTCTACAAGAGGCATCaaagatcaaaataatttttggaGGTAAAAATAAAAGTCAGTTGCTGGAAAATAGATTATTTTCCACTATTTGCCTGTGAAACTAAAGGAGCCCCAGAATTCAATAACTACTGGATGAGAGGTGGTAGCTCACACAGGGAGGGACCTCATTGGAGTTCACTGAGGATTGCTAAAGGAGATGGAACGAGGCTCACAAAGGGGGAGGAGGGAACTCACCGAGAGGGCTCTTTCACATTTCCAGTAATCAACAAAATATTTTCTGTTGACCAAAATTTGATACAAGTGAAAGTCATTTTCtcctaaaagaaaaaaaacatttttgTTTCGAACTCAAATATTTTCCATTAACTAATAATTTTACACTATGCCATATATTGGAAACGGAGAAAACAATTTTCATAGATCAGAATTTTATGCACAACAAATGGACCCTAAACCACAACTACTGTTAAGTCTTAAGTTGAAAAGGCAATTAATCTATATAGACAACAAGCTGTGGAATTCATGGAACTTATATACTGCGAATCCATGTGGAGTCATATGGTTAGTAATAGCCAAGTCTTAATGATCTCAGGAGAAGATTTATAATAAAATGATGAAGAGATCATAAAGCTAAAATTATACTTTACCAGTAAGTCTTCATGTTTTTTACTAAGCTCTGCTTCAGTGCTTGATGAATCCCAATCAAGATTGTACTCTTGAGCGATCACTTTCAAAACCTTAATCTTCAGCTCGGCAGGCGGGGCTTTCACTGAAAGTTTCTCAATTATCTGAAAAAGTTACCGCAGAAAGGTAACTATAAGATgcaaaagaagaaaatagaagatcGACGGAGTTCCTTACCGTGCGATTAACATTGCTTTCCGGCCGCAACTCAGATGCTGCTGCAACAAACTCCTTTCCatattttgtagaaaataagTTCCTTAAGTGTAATAATTCTGGCAAATCAGAACATCTGGGTGAAGCAAAAATGATAGTGGCCACAGCCTCTTGCAATTCTATTGGGCAATCCCTGTTACGGTCATAAAAATTATATGTCAAAGATTGTCTATCATGAATAGAATAACAATGCAATGAACATTAAATGAGTTTGAACAAGTTCAAATGGGTGTTCATCAAAGACAGTTGCCATGTATTTCTAGTCATCATGAACCTACAATTCCTGCAAATCTATTCCAGTAATTGTACATCTTAGGTTTGAAATAAAAAACCGCTTCCCTAGATCTCTTTATGCATGTGCATTACTTTATAAAAACGCGAGGGTAAGTAGAGAAATTGCTTAACAGATAAACCAAAGAAAGACAGCCTACCCATGACATATTGAGCTGCTAACATGCAAGCTTTTCTTCTAAGTTCTTTCCAAAGAACTGTTACATTCTTTAACTCGATGCAAATTGCAATCTAAGTTGTAGGCTGAAACGGTAAAAATTTACCTAGATCGAACTGCGCTTCAGTAGTTTAGTTGCTCTTAGATAGGGTTCAGCTAGGTTCTATATAAATTGACTAAGAAACAATTGCTCTTGCTCCCCCCAAAAGATCCTTAGCAAGTAATAAAGGCCCGCCAAGTTCACCACCAGTCAAAAAGTAGTTTGACTATATTGACCGTCTGCTTGGTTGATAGCATAAGCTGCAACAGCCATTGTACATATGTGCGAAAAGCTTTTGTTGGTACTAACTACAGTGTGAATCTTTGACTTGCATAATAACATCAGTCGCATATCACAGCAAACCTTTAGGAAATAATGTGTAACAACGAATAACTAAATACAAATAGCAAGTGAACCATTTCATGCCATTCTTGATTCTTGATCTTTGATATCGGAAGCTTAGGCAATAGAAAATTctatatttaaattgaaaatgTTGACCAAGATATGTGCAATCAATATGAGGACAATAGCTATAACGCCTAGGAAAATAAAGATGACTGATAGAAAGAAGCAACAGTAAAACATGGTGCATCATAATTTAAATACAATATAACTAAGTACCTTTGTGCTTCAAGAATTGGAACACGCGCAAGgacaaattcacaaaatagttctaTGATCTCATAAGCAGCCAGTATATTTTGTTCCCGGATAATATACTCCACCTAAAAATATCCATATATCAACAGACAAAATAAAACAGATTTTCCAACAAAATGAAAAATAACAAAGTAATTCAGCTTATGTAATTATGCACTTACTCTAATTCGCGCTATGGCTTCCTGACCGGTCTGAATATACTGAGCGATCTCTTTATGCATTTGTTTGAGCTGCAACTCTCTTTTATTTCGTAGCAATTTTATACGTGAAATAGCCAAATTCAAGCAAGTTTTGCTGCACCAAGTCACATGCTCCAATGATAAAGAGGCATGTCTAATAATGTTAATCCTTGATGAATATGGTTTTCTATTTATTAACAAAGAAAATCCACACACACACAAATTAGGATTTCTTTTAGAATGCTTCCAAAACAAAGAAAAGGTCTTCTAAGCTACTATGAACCAGATATTAAGTATGATGTAGAATCCAGAATGATAAGCTTCATTAGCTTTGACATTTATTTGAGCTGGAGAATTATTATTCGAATTTCATTCTCCCATCTAGCAGTTTTTCAAGCATCCTAGAGTAAGGTTCTGTCATTCACTTACCAAATAACTGAAGCCCACAAAAATCTCGGCAAAATTGGATTTTGGTAGCATTTCTTCCTAAATGATTTATAATGGTAGCCCGCTACTTCTAAGTGCAAATTTCATCCGAGACCATTCATAAATATTGACTATAAAATTCATGGCTATAAAACAGATCAACTCACTGCCTTTCAGCTGATCACCCATCCGACATTTAAAGGGGTTTACTTAATTAACGAAATGATGAAAAATCGCAACAAATCATTCCATTTTTCCGGATCAACAGTGCAATCAGATCATAAAAACTGCGTTTCCTGGTGATGAGTGGATGATGGGAAATATCAAATTGCTCCAACAAAGCACATAGAAATCTATATAAAAAAGACACAGATTATAAGATCCAAGTAAAACGAACCATCTGGTGCCCAAGGAGGCCCGGTTGAAGAGGGAATTCAAGGTCGACATCAAAACCAGGAAGGTCTCCAAATCTCCGAACCCTCGCGATCGATCGGATCGAGCACGTCGAAAGGGAAAAGTCGCGGTGGCTTTCCAATTCCCTCTTGCGCGGAACAGGCGTTATTCACTAAACCGATACCGGTTTGCGACTCGGGTCGGCGCGTATATCACCCCTAACGGACGCTACccaataatatatttatataaattatcacAATcggacaaaaataaaaaaaataaaaaaaaacaggcTTCCCATTTTGATTTTTTGTAAAAGAGTATTTCTCCCTTATAAAataacataattaattaattattattattatactgtCTAAATTAAGTACTAATCATGTGCATTATAATAGTTTCGTAACTAATATAACTATA from Zingiber officinale cultivar Zhangliang chromosome 4A, Zo_v1.1, whole genome shotgun sequence includes the following:
- the LOC121970383 gene encoding IST1-like protein isoform X1; its protein translation is MSTLNSLFNRASLGTRCKTCLNLAISRIKLLRNKRELQLKQMHKEIAQYIQTGQEAIARIRVEYIIREQNILAAYEIIELFCEFVLARVPILEAQRDCPIELQEAVATIIFASPRCSDLPELLHLRNLFSTKYGKEFVAAASELRPESNVNRTIIEKLSVKAPPAELKIKVLKVIAQEYNLDWDSSSTEAELSKKHEDLLGGLNPTNSQGLIERSSVTSPKEGVPTSTALEDQNDRLTQSLTRQVSNTPNLSTQTSKVSSADAVSVDVANSQIEALSINEKSQSTQSSSDILERARAAIASAERASAAARAAAELVKAKLPC
- the LOC121970383 gene encoding IST1-like protein isoform X2, which gives rise to MHVTWCSKTCLNLAISRIKLLRNKRELQLKQMHKEIAQYIQTGQEAIARIRVEYIIREQNILAAYEIIELFCEFVLARVPILEAQRDCPIELQEAVATIIFASPRCSDLPELLHLRNLFSTKYGKEFVAAASELRPESNVNRTIIEKLSVKAPPAELKIKVLKVIAQEYNLDWDSSSTEAELSKKHEDLLGGLNPTNSQGLIERSSVTSPKEGVPTSTALEDQNDRLTQSLTRQVSNTPNLSTQTSKVSSADAVSVDVANSQIEALSINEKSQSTQSSSDILERARAAIASAERASAAARAAAELVKAKLPC